The Pseudomonas fragi DNA window CAACCTGGGTGTACGCCCGATGGAAATGCTGCTGTTGGGCCTAGGCGGCTGCAGCAACTTTGACGTGGTGAGCATTCTCAAGAAGTCGCGTCAGGCGGTGGAGAGCTGTGAAGCGTTTCTGGAGGCCGAGCGCGCCACTGAAGATCCCAAGGTGTTCACCAAGATCCACCTGCATTTTGTGGTCAAGGGCCGTGGCTTGAAAGAAGCCCAGGTCAAGCGTGCCATCGAACTGTCGGCCGAAAAGTATTGCTCGGCATCGATCATGCTCGGCGCGGCGGGGGTTGCCATCAGCCATGATTATGAAATTATTGAACTGGCCTGAGCGGACATTCAATTTTCATAAATGCGCTGCAGACTCTGGCGATCAGTCGCTGACGTCTGCATAATGCGCCACTTTTTTCAGGGTAGTGGCGGGGAATAATCCCGGCCACATGTCCGAACAGATAACCAAAATCGCCATCGCGAAGAGGTGTTAACCGTCCTACGCAGGTGCGTCCCACGCACTTGACGGGCATGCTGGATCACGCGGCCGAGCCGCATCGACATAGAGAGTTTTATAACGGTGAAAAGCAAACTCAAGCTCCACGGGTTCAATAACCTGACAAAGACCTTGAGCTTCAACATCTATGACATCTGTTATGCGGAAACCCCGCAAGACCAGCAGGCATATGTTGAGTACATCAATCAAGAGTACGACGCAGAGCGCCTGACGCAGATCCTTACAGATGTGGTTGATATCATTGGTGCCAACATCCTGAACATTGCCCGTCAGGATTACGACCCACAAGGCGCCAGCGTGACGATTCTGATCTCCGAGCAGCCGGTAATTCCTACCGAAAGCCAGATCGAAGAGTCCCCAGGCCCGCTGCCCGAGACCATCCTGGCTCATCTCGACAAAAGTCATATCACGGTACATACCTACCCGGAGATCCACCCGGTAGACGGTATTGCAACCTTCCGTGTGGATATTGACGTGTCGACGTGCGGCGTTATTTCACCGCTTAAAGCTCTCAACTATCTGATCCATCAGTTTGATTCGGATATCGTGACTGTCGATTACCGCGTGCGTGGTTTTACCCGTGACGTGGAAGGCAAAAAGCACTTTATCGATCACGAGATCAACTCGATCCAGAACTACCTCTCCGAAGACACCCGCGACGGTTACCAGATGACCGACGTGAATGTGTATCAGGAAAATCTGTTCCACACCAAGATGCTGCTCAAGGAGTTCGAACTGGATAACTACCTGTTCGGCGATGCCACCAGCAATCTGTCGGTTGAACAGCGCGCCCAGGTGACTGAGCGGGTGAAGCACGAAATGCTCGAGATTTTCTACGCGCGCAACATGGCGTAAATTCTCGGCACAAAAAAAGGCGGCTACCGTGTGGTAGCCGCCTTTTTTTTGCTTCGCAGCCCCCCTGTGGGAGCGGGCTTGCTCGCGATGGCCTCACCACGGTTCGACACGAAGGCCGCGACGCTTGAATTGCAAGCCAGCCTGCTTGCACAAAGGTTGTGCTGTCAGATCCGGTAGGTGCTTTTGGTCATGACCTTGGCCATCAGGCTCATGCCGAACTTCACCGGGGCAGGGAAGCGAAAGCCTCCGGCATTGAGCGCAGACTCGGCGTGCTGTTCTTCGTCGATGCGCATTTGCTCAAGGATCGCCCGGGACTTTTCGTCCTCCGGCGGCAGTTGCTCAAGATGCTCGTTCAGATGCTTGCACACCTGGTCTTCAGTCGCAGCAACGAAGCCCAGGCTCACCTTGTCACTAATCAGCCCTGCGGCGGCGCCGATCCCGAAAGACATGCCGTAGAACAACGGGTTCAGCACGCTGGGATGGCTGCCCAGCTGGCGGATGCGCTGTTCGCACCAGGCCAGGTGATCGATTTCTTCTTCAGCAGCATGCTCCATCGCTTCACGCACATGGGGCAGCTTGGCTGTCAGCGCCTGGCCTTGGTACAAGGCCTGGGCACACACTTCGCCGGTATGGTTGATGCGCATCAGGCCGGCAACATGACGCTTGGCCTGTGGGGCCAGCGGGTTTTCAGGCTTGACGATGGCCGGTGACGGCCGATGCGGCTGGCCGCTGAAGGGCAGCAACGTGCGCAAGGCGGTGTCGGCTTGTAACAGAAGACGGTCAATCGGCGAGTAGTGACGTTGGGTAGTCATGCTTACCTCCGGAAAAAATCACGGCGGTCAGTTTACCCCAATCGGGCGGTCGGGGTTTGCGTTGGATCAGGGGGTAACGCGAGAGCCGCGGGGCTCGCGCGTCGGGATCCGCGGTCAATCAGCCCGGCGGCCAGTTCATCTGGCGTTGACCCAGCACATGCATATGAATGTGGTAGACGGTTTGGCCGCCCTTTTCATTGCAGTTCATTACCACGCGGAAACCGTCTTCGCAGCCCAGTTCCTTGGCCAGGCGCTGTGCCGTGAACAAAATATGACCTGCCAGCGGCTTGTCTTCTTCGGTCAGGTCGTTAAGCGTGCGGATCGGCTTTTTCGGGATAACCAGAAAGTGGATCGGTGCTTGCGGGGCAATGTCGTGAAAAGCCAGCACTTGATCGTCTTCGTAGATGATCTTGGCGGGTATTTCACGGTTGATGATCTTGGTGAACAGAGTATCCAAAGCTGTGTCTCCGTGAGTGAAGTCCGGTCTGAGTGTACTCAGGGCAGCCAGTTACGCCCAGCCTCGTTAACGAGGGCAGTAGGATTTGTTAACGGAGGCGGCAATTTTTCGCGTCATCCAGCGTGAGAGCAAGCGCGGCAAGCGCGTGATCCAGCGGTTGCGCCGCCCGGGAATAATGATCGCCTTGTTCTTGTCGAGTGCTCGCACCGTGTAGAGCGCCACTTCTTCAGGGGTCATGGCGCTGGTGCTTTGCTTGATGGCATCGGTATTCATCTTGGCCGCATCAAAAAAGCGGGTGCGGGTGATGCCGGGGCAAAGTACTGACACCTTGATGCCGGTTTTTTTCACTTCCTCGCGCAAGCCTTCGGAAAAGTGCAGCACATAGGCCTTGCTGGCAAAGTAGGTGCTCAGCCACGGCCCGGGCTGGAAGGCGGCGATCGAGGACACATTGAGAATCTGCCCGCCGCCCTGAACGGCCATCATGTTGCCGATGGCGTGGCACAAGCGGGTGAGTGCCAGTACGTTGAGTTCGATCAGGTCTTGCTCTGCGCTCCAGTCATGGGCCAGGAACGGGCCGCAAGTGCCGATGCCGGCACAATTGACCAGCAGGTCGATCTGGCGGTCGCCTTCTTCGAGTTCCAGTAAAAAGCCGGACAGGCGCAGGGGCTCGCCAAGGTCACAGGCACGGAACAACACTTCGACACCGAAACGCTGGGTCAGCTCAAGGGCAATGGTTTCCAGCGCATCCCGTTGGCGGGCCACCAAAATCAGGCTGCGCCCACGCCGGGCCAGGGCCTCGGCCAAGGCCAGGCCAATGCCGCTGGTGGCGCCAGTGATTAAAGCGTAACGGGTCATGCTGTTCTCCATTGCAACGGTACAGTCCGGTGACAATGATGTCCCTGGCGTTAACTCGTTCATTAAGGCTGGCAGTCTACAGGCTGTTGCCGTTGACTGCGTTGATCACTGCAGTCATCAGGCCCAAAGCAAGGAGCGCGGCCATTGCGCAAATGCCCAATCCAATCAAGAAGATGGTGATCGCGGCCAGTACGTTGACAGCCCGGCTGTTGGGCGGTGGCGGCGGGCCGTACTTGTTGGGGCCGGGCGTGCCGGGCATCAACAGCATCAAGAGGGTCAGCACCAGGTTGGCCACCGGTACCAGATGCAACAACAGCATCCAGGCGGACCAGTTGAGGTCATGCAAGCGCTGGGCGCCGATTCTCAGGCTGACAATGAAGTAGGCCAGAGTGAGGGTTGCACCGCAGGTCATGCCAAGCGTGGGGGAGACCTTGACCGCGAGCAGCACCAGAAGTGATGTCACCGCGGCGATAATACTGATGACCATGCTCCAGGCCAGCAGCCGCAAACGCCCGATCCGGCCACTGAAGCCCACAGGGTCCAGTGGTGCGTACTGCTCTTGAGGTGTCTTGTCCAGGCTCAGCTCGGGCATGGTGGCTTCCTTGTCCGGGTGTGTTCAACAAAAGCCCGCCGGGATTGGCGGGCTGGTTACTGTCAGTGATGGGGCCACTGTTGGCCCAGCCTCGACGTGAGGTTGAGCGCTTTGCGGTATTCCTCATCAAGGCGTGCGATCAATTGATCGGTGGTTGGCAGGTCGTGGATTTCTCCTACGCCTTGCCCCGCAGACCAGACGGTTTTCCATGCTTTGGCTTCGTCGGTCAGCGGTTTGAGCTTGGTCTCGCTTTTGCCCTGCAGCGCCGCGAGGTCGAAACCTGCGTTTTCCAGGCTTTGGCGCATAAAGCTGGCGGGCACCCCTGACACGGCAGGGGTGTGGATAATATCGGCCGCGCGTGAAGCCAGCAGCATCTCTTTGTAGGCGTCAGGCGCATGGCTCTCTTGGGTCGCGATAAAGCGCGTGCCGAGGTAGGCAAGGTCGGCGCCGATCATCTGTGCTGCCAGGATTTCGTGGCCGTGGTTCAGGCAACCGGAGAGCAGCACGGTTTTGTCGAAGAACTGACGGATTTCGGCCACCAGTGCAAACGGGCTCCAGGTGCCAGCATGGCCACCGGCACCGGCGGCAACGGCAATCAGCCCGTCGACCCCGGCGTCTGCAGCTTTTTCGGCATGCCGGCGGGTGGTGACATCGTGGAACACCAGGCCGCCATAGCTGTGGACGGCATCCACTACCTCTTTGACGGCGCCCAGGCTGGTGATGACGATGGGCACCTTGTGCTCGATGCAGATCGCCAGGTCCGCCTGCAGCCGAGGGTTGCTGTTGTGCACAATCAGGTTCACGGCGTAGGGCGCAGGGTTATCCAATGTGGCGAGGCCGGCTTCGATTTCTTCCAGCCAGGCCTTGAACCCGCTGCTCTCGCGCTGGTTGAGTGCCGGGAAACTGCCCACCACGCCGTTGCGACAGCAGGCCAGCACCAGTTGCGGGTTGGAAATCAGGAACATGGGCGCGGCAACTACCGGCAGGCGCAAGCGTTGTTCAAGCAGGGCGGGCAGCGACATTGGATAACCTCGGATCGTCAGGACGTGAGTTTAAAACGGTTTGACCACCACCAGAATTACGATAGCGAGCAAGAACACCACCGGCACTTCGTTGAACCAGCGATAGAACACATGAGTGCGCGTGTTTTCGCCGCGGGCAAAGCGCTTGACCTGCGCGCCGCACATATGGTGATAGCCGATCAGCAGAAACACCAGTGTCAGCTTGGCATGCATCCAGCCCTGGCTGAGAAAGCCGGGGCTGAGCCACAACAGCCAGCCGCCGAAAATCAGTGTGGCAATCATTGCCGGGCCCATGATGCCGCGATACAGCTTGCGTTCCATGACGCTGAATCGCTCTTTGCTGACAGAATCTTCGCTTTGTGCGTGGTAAACAAACAGGCGTGGCAGGTAAAACAGGCCAGCAAACCAACAGACGATGCTGATGATGTGGAAGGCTTTTAGCCATAGATAAAGCATTTTTAGTTATTCCCAGGTTCACGGTAGATCAAATAGTAGTAGTAGAGCGCCTGTGAGTCACCTTGGCGGTTGTCGCAGGGGCGCGCTGACCCTATTATCGAAGGCTTTCCAGTGGTTTCGTTGAGGGCAGGTTATGGTCAAGGTCGGTATTGTCGGCGGCACGGGTTACACCGGGGTCGAATTGCTGCGTTTGCTGGCACAGCATCCGCAGGCTGAAGTGGTTGTCATCACTTCTCGATCCGAGGCTGGCCTGCCAGTTGCCGACATGTATCCCAACCTGCGCGGCCACTACGACGGCCTCGCCTTCAGTGTGCCGGACACGCAAACCCTGGGTGCGTGCGATGTGGTGTTCTTTGCCACTCCCCACGGCGTAGCCCATGCTCTGGCTGGCGAACTGCTGGCTGCAGGCACCAAGGTCATCGACCTCTCGGCCGACTTCCGTCTGCAGGACGCTGAAGAATGGGCCAAGTGGTACGGCCAGCCGCACGGCGCACCAGAACTGCTGGATGAGGCTGTCTACGGACTGCCGGAAGTCAACCGCGAGCAAATCAAGAAGGCCCGTTTGATCGCCGTACCTGGCTGCTACCCGACTTCAGCCCAACTGGGCTTCTTGCCTTTGCTGGAAGCCGGTCTGGCCGAGACTTCGCAGTTGATTGCTGACTGCAAGTCGGGTGTGAGCGGTGCTGGCCGGGGTGCCAGTGTCGGTGCCTTGTATGCTGAAACGTCAGAAAGCATGAAGGCGTACGCTGTTAAAGGTCATCGTCATTTGCCAGAAATTCGTCAGGGTCTGCGTCGCGCAGCTGGTAAGGATGTGGGGCTGACCTTTGTTCCTCATTTGACCCCGATGATCCGTGGTATCCACTCCACGCTGTATGCCACCGTGACCGATCGCTCGGTTGATCTGCAGGCCTTGTACGAGAAGCGCTACGCCAATGAGCCTTTCGTCGATGTGATGCCGGCCGGCAGCCATCCGGAAACCCGTAGCGTTCGCGGTGCCAACGTGTGCCGGATTGCGGTGCATCGTCCACAGGACGGCGACCTGGTGGTGGTGTTGTCGGTCATCGACAACCTGGTCAAGGGCGCGTCTGGCCAGGCCGTGCAGAACATGAACATCATGTTCGGTCTGGATGAGCGTCTGGGCTTGTCCCATGCCGGGATGCTGCCTTAACGGCGACGGGGTTTCACCCTTCAAGCGGCAAGTGGGCAGAGGCTCACTTGCCGTTGCTACTTATGAATAGTTGACCGCTTTTCTAGGAGAAGCGGATAATGCGCTTCATCACGCATTATGGCGGCATAACGCCGGGAGATAGTCAGCATGAGCGTCGAATCCTTCACCCCCATGGCTTTGCAATTCACCGAAGGTGCTGCGCACAAGGTGAAGAGCCTGGTCGATGAAGAGGGTAATGATCGTTTGAAATTGCGCGTATTCGTTACGGGCGGCGGTTGTTCCGGTTTTCAATATGGCTTCACCTTCGATGAAGAAGTGGCCGACGACGACACCCTGGTTGAGCGCGAAGGCGTAAGCCTGGTGGTTGACCCGATGAGCTTCCAGTACCTGGCGGGTGCCGAGGTGGATTACCAGGAAGGTCTGGAAGGCTCGCGCTTCGTGATCAAGAACCCTAATGCCACCACCACCTGTGGTTGCGGCTCGTCGTTCTCGATCTGATCCCATCGAACAGGCTTCAAGCTCAACGCCGCGTAACTACGCGGCGTTTTGCTGTCTGGGGTTTGGTGGGGAGCGTCAGGCGGGGTAAATGGCGCCCAGCACGCGAAGGCCGCGTGCGCCGGTAACGCTGGGGCGGTTGGTGGGGATGCCTTGCAGGCAACAGTGAGCAAGCCAGGCAAAGGCCATTGCTTCAACCCAGTCAGGGTCCACGCCTTTGGCCTGGGTGCTGCTTACTCGAGCGGGTGCCAATAATTCGCCAAGGCGGGCCATCAAGGCCGCATTATGGGCGCCGCCACCGCATACCAGCAGTTCGTCCGTGTGGGGCTGGGCAGTGCGCAGCGATTGCACGATGGTCTGTGCGGTAAGTTCCAGCAGGGTTGCCTGAACGTCTTCGGCAGGGAAGGTGGGCAGGTTGAACAAATGCTGTTTCAACCATGCGAGGTTGAACACCTCACGACCCGTGCTTTTGGGGCCCTTGGTCTGGAAGAACGGGTCGCTGAGCAGGGCGTTGAGCAACAGTGGCTCAACCTTGCCACTTGCAGCCCAGTCACCATTGCGGTCATAAAGCTCGCCGCGTTGTTCCTGTATCCAGGCATCCAGCAGGACATTGCCCGGGCCGCAGTCGAAGCCGGCAACGGGAGTAGTAGCTGTTATCAGGCTTAAGTTGCTGAAACCGCCTACGTTGAGTACTGCTCTGTTGCCGCTCTCATCGGTAAACAAGGCTTCATGGAAAGCTGGAACCAGAGGCGCGCCCTGGCCACCGGCAGCCACATCACGACGTCGAAAGTCACCGACGACGCAGATGTTGGTCAATTCGGCCAGCAGCGCCGGATTACCGATCTGCACGGTAAAGCCCCGGGCGGGCTCATGGCGAATGGTCTGGCCATGGCTGCCTATCGCGCGGATGTCTGCCGGGGACAGATGCTGTTGTGCCAGGAGCGTGTTGACGCCCTGCGCGGCCAGTTCGACCCAGTGGTTTTCCGCGATTGCACAGCGAGCCACTTCATCCTGGCCGCTGGCGCACAAGCCAAGCAGCTCGCTACGCAGAGCTTGCGGCATGGGGATGTAATGAGTAGCGCGTAGTTCGATGCTATGGCCCAGCTCGATAAGGGCGATGTCCATACCGTCCAGGCTGGTTCCGGACATCACACCTATATAGAGGGCCATGGCTTAGCGCTTGCTCGAGGCCAGAAGGGTGGCCTTTTCCTGGTTCATGCGCGCCATCAATGGCTGGCTCTGCTGCAGGAAGCGAGTGCGCTCTGCTTTGGCGATAGGGTCGGCCATCGGCAGCTTCTGGCCCAGAGGGTCAACGTGTACGCCATTTACCTGGAACTCGTAGTGCAAGTGCGGGCCAGTCGAAAGGCCGGTGGTACCGATATAGCCGATTACCTGACCCTGCTTGACCGAACCGCCGGTCTTCACGCCCTTGGCAAAGCCTTGCATGTGCCCGTAAAGCGTACGGTAAGTGTTGCCGTGCTGAATGATGATGGTGTTGCCGTAACCGCCGCGACGGCCGGCCAAAAGCACTTTGCCATCTCCGGTCGCCTTGATCGGGGTACCGCGCGGCGCAGCGTAATCCACACCTTTGTGGGCGCGGATCTTGTTCAGGATCGGGTGCTTGCGGCCCGAGGAGAAGCGCGAGCTGATGCGGGCAAAATCTACGGGTGTGCGGATAAATGCCTTGCGCATGCTGTTGCCATCAGCGGTGTAGTAATTGCTGATGCCCTGCTTGTTGGTGTAACGCACGGCAGTGAAGGTTTTGCCGCGGTTGGTGAAGCGGGCAGAGAGGATATTGCCGGTACCAACGGTTTTGCCGTTGATCACTTTCTGCTCGTAGATCACTTCAAACTGGTCGCCTGGGCGAATGTCCTGGGCGAAGTCGATGTCGTAGCCGAACACCTTGGCCATATCCATCGTGGTGCTGTGCGGCAAGCCCGCGCGCTGGCCCGAAACAGACAGGGAGCTGCTGATCACGCCGTGTGCATACGCCGAGCGCATGGTTGGCTGGGCCGTTACGCGGCGAAAGGTATAGCCTTTGGCGGTTTTGTTGAGGGTGATGGTCTCAAGGTCGCTGACCTGGCTGTGCAGCTTGTTCAGCTGCTGGCCGTCGGGGCTCATTTCAAATTCGAGTTTCTGGCCGTGCTTGAGCTGGCTGAACTGCTTGGCTTGTTTGTCGCTAGCCAGTACTTCGTGGACGGAGGTCGCGGGCAGGCCGACCTTCTGGAACAGGGTTGAGAGCGTATCACCCTTGCTGACAATCACTTCGCGGTGGCTGGGGGCGGGGGCCGCTTCAGGCTCGACCGTAGCGGTCGCTACCGGTGCGCTGTCCTGCTGTTCGATCTGGGCAAATGGCGATGGATTCGCTTCATTTGTGGCTTGAACGAGCTCGGAAGCGTCTTGTTCTTGTGTCAGTTGTTCTGCCGGGGTTTCCAGCTCCAGATTCAGGGTCGTTCGTTTGGCTTCTACTTCGCTGGAGGGAAATACCAGCAAGGCCAGGCTTAAGAGGGCGGCGATACCACTTGCGGCAAGCAGGTGGGTCTTCGGATAAAGCGGTGGCGCTTTAGGCGGTTGACTGGTCATAGATGATTTTGACTTTGAGATAAGGATGAATTGGAAAAGATGACTGACACATTGAATATGAAATAACTGTATAAAATATAACCAAATCGCCCTTGAAGCAAGTCTGCGAGCTATTCGCGCGCGGATAGTCAGCCGTATGCCCGCCGGAACTTGTAATTAGTCCCTGATCTTGTATCGTTGGTTCCCTTTGAATTTGAGCCTTACGGGTCTGATATGAAGTCGGTTGAAGAGCAGCTAGCGCTAATAAAGCGGGGTGCCGAAGAGGTACTGGTCGAGTCTGAATTGGTCGAGAAACTCAAGCGCGGCCAGCCGTTGCGTATCAAGGCCGGATTCGACCCTACGGCGCCC harbors:
- a CDS encoding OsmC family protein translates to MKARIQWAGEAMFLGESGSGHVVVMDGPPESGGRNLGVRPMEMLLLGLGGCSNFDVVSILKKSRQAVESCEAFLEAERATEDPKVFTKIHLHFVVKGRGLKEAQVKRAIELSAEKYCSASIMLGAAGVAISHDYEIIELA
- the speD gene encoding adenosylmethionine decarboxylase, encoding MKSKLKLHGFNNLTKTLSFNIYDICYAETPQDQQAYVEYINQEYDAERLTQILTDVVDIIGANILNIARQDYDPQGASVTILISEQPVIPTESQIEESPGPLPETILAHLDKSHITVHTYPEIHPVDGIATFRVDIDVSTCGVISPLKALNYLIHQFDSDIVTVDYRVRGFTRDVEGKKHFIDHEINSIQNYLSEDTRDGYQMTDVNVYQENLFHTKMLLKEFELDNYLFGDATSNLSVEQRAQVTERVKHEMLEIFYARNMA
- the coq7 gene encoding 2-polyprenyl-3-methyl-6-methoxy-1,4-benzoquinone monooxygenase — protein: MTTQRHYSPIDRLLLQADTALRTLLPFSGQPHRPSPAIVKPENPLAPQAKRHVAGLMRINHTGEVCAQALYQGQALTAKLPHVREAMEHAAEEEIDHLAWCEQRIRQLGSHPSVLNPLFYGMSFGIGAAAGLISDKVSLGFVAATEDQVCKHLNEHLEQLPPEDEKSRAILEQMRIDEEQHAESALNAGGFRFPAPVKFGMSLMAKVMTKSTYRI
- a CDS encoding histidine triad nucleotide-binding protein; its protein translation is MDTLFTKIINREIPAKIIYEDDQVLAFHDIAPQAPIHFLVIPKKPIRTLNDLTEEDKPLAGHILFTAQRLAKELGCEDGFRVVMNCNEKGGQTVYHIHMHVLGQRQMNWPPG
- a CDS encoding SDR family NAD(P)-dependent oxidoreductase; the encoded protein is MTRYALITGATSGIGLALAEALARRGRSLILVARQRDALETIALELTQRFGVEVLFRACDLGEPLRLSGFLLELEEGDRQIDLLVNCAGIGTCGPFLAHDWSAEQDLIELNVLALTRLCHAIGNMMAVQGGGQILNVSSIAAFQPGPWLSTYFASKAYVLHFSEGLREEVKKTGIKVSVLCPGITRTRFFDAAKMNTDAIKQSTSAMTPEEVALYTVRALDKNKAIIIPGRRNRWITRLPRLLSRWMTRKIAASVNKSYCPR
- a CDS encoding DUF805 domain-containing protein, whose amino-acid sequence is MPELSLDKTPQEQYAPLDPVGFSGRIGRLRLLAWSMVISIIAAVTSLLVLLAVKVSPTLGMTCGATLTLAYFIVSLRIGAQRLHDLNWSAWMLLLHLVPVANLVLTLLMLLMPGTPGPNKYGPPPPPNSRAVNVLAAITIFLIGLGICAMAALLALGLMTAVINAVNGNSL
- a CDS encoding NAD(P)H-dependent flavin oxidoreductase, with protein sequence MSLPALLEQRLRLPVVAAPMFLISNPQLVLACCRNGVVGSFPALNQRESSGFKAWLEEIEAGLATLDNPAPYAVNLIVHNSNPRLQADLAICIEHKVPIVITSLGAVKEVVDAVHSYGGLVFHDVTTRRHAEKAADAGVDGLIAVAAGAGGHAGTWSPFALVAEIRQFFDKTVLLSGCLNHGHEILAAQMIGADLAYLGTRFIATQESHAPDAYKEMLLASRAADIIHTPAVSGVPASFMRQSLENAGFDLAALQGKSETKLKPLTDEAKAWKTVWSAGQGVGEIHDLPTTDQLIARLDEEYRKALNLTSRLGQQWPHH
- the hemJ gene encoding protoporphyrinogen oxidase HemJ, with translation MLYLWLKAFHIISIVCWFAGLFYLPRLFVYHAQSEDSVSKERFSVMERKLYRGIMGPAMIATLIFGGWLLWLSPGFLSQGWMHAKLTLVFLLIGYHHMCGAQVKRFARGENTRTHVFYRWFNEVPVVFLLAIVILVVVKPF
- the argC gene encoding N-acetyl-gamma-glutamyl-phosphate reductase; this translates as MVKVGIVGGTGYTGVELLRLLAQHPQAEVVVITSRSEAGLPVADMYPNLRGHYDGLAFSVPDTQTLGACDVVFFATPHGVAHALAGELLAAGTKVIDLSADFRLQDAEEWAKWYGQPHGAPELLDEAVYGLPEVNREQIKKARLIAVPGCYPTSAQLGFLPLLEAGLAETSQLIADCKSGVSGAGRGASVGALYAETSESMKAYAVKGHRHLPEIRQGLRRAAGKDVGLTFVPHLTPMIRGIHSTLYATVTDRSVDLQALYEKRYANEPFVDVMPAGSHPETRSVRGANVCRIAVHRPQDGDLVVVLSVIDNLVKGASGQAVQNMNIMFGLDERLGLSHAGMLP
- the erpA gene encoding iron-sulfur cluster insertion protein ErpA; this translates as MSVESFTPMALQFTEGAAHKVKSLVDEEGNDRLKLRVFVTGGGCSGFQYGFTFDEEVADDDTLVEREGVSLVVDPMSFQYLAGAEVDYQEGLEGSRFVIKNPNATTTCGCGSSFSI
- a CDS encoding anhydro-N-acetylmuramic acid kinase is translated as MALYIGVMSGTSLDGMDIALIELGHSIELRATHYIPMPQALRSELLGLCASGQDEVARCAIAENHWVELAAQGVNTLLAQQHLSPADIRAIGSHGQTIRHEPARGFTVQIGNPALLAELTNICVVGDFRRRDVAAGGQGAPLVPAFHEALFTDESGNRAVLNVGGFSNLSLITATTPVAGFDCGPGNVLLDAWIQEQRGELYDRNGDWAASGKVEPLLLNALLSDPFFQTKGPKSTGREVFNLAWLKQHLFNLPTFPAEDVQATLLELTAQTIVQSLRTAQPHTDELLVCGGGAHNAALMARLGELLAPARVSSTQAKGVDPDWVEAMAFAWLAHCCLQGIPTNRPSVTGARGLRVLGAIYPA
- a CDS encoding peptidoglycan DD-metalloendopeptidase family protein, with protein sequence MTSQPPKAPPLYPKTHLLAASGIAALLSLALLVFPSSEVEAKRTTLNLELETPAEQLTQEQDASELVQATNEANPSPFAQIEQQDSAPVATATVEPEAAPAPSHREVIVSKGDTLSTLFQKVGLPATSVHEVLASDKQAKQFSQLKHGQKLEFEMSPDGQQLNKLHSQVSDLETITLNKTAKGYTFRRVTAQPTMRSAYAHGVISSSLSVSGQRAGLPHSTTMDMAKVFGYDIDFAQDIRPGDQFEVIYEQKVINGKTVGTGNILSARFTNRGKTFTAVRYTNKQGISNYYTADGNSMRKAFIRTPVDFARISSRFSSGRKHPILNKIRAHKGVDYAAPRGTPIKATGDGKVLLAGRRGGYGNTIIIQHGNTYRTLYGHMQGFAKGVKTGGSVKQGQVIGYIGTTGLSTGPHLHYEFQVNGVHVDPLGQKLPMADPIAKAERTRFLQQSQPLMARMNQEKATLLASSKR